The following proteins come from a genomic window of Limnohabitans sp. 103DPR2:
- a CDS encoding outer membrane protein assembly factor BamD, translating into MLKIRLSVLALTLVGLAATFLTGCSSTPADPTAAWAPEKIYSEARDEVNAGAWDRAAMLFDKLEGRAAGTPLAQQAQIEKAYAQYRATEKVQAIATLDRFLKLHPASPAVDYALYLKGLVNFNDNLGLFSFITKQDLSERDQKAAKDSFESFKELITRFPDSKYSPDARQRMTYIVNSLASYEVHVARYYYSKGAYVAAVNRAQLAITDYPGVPAIKEALDILIKSYDALGMQNLKEDAQRVLDKNFPTPPTPVNQKSGSWWKFW; encoded by the coding sequence ATGTTGAAGATCAGATTATCGGTGCTTGCGCTTACGCTTGTTGGCTTGGCCGCCACATTCCTGACAGGATGTTCAAGCACGCCTGCTGATCCCACGGCGGCTTGGGCCCCCGAAAAGATTTACAGCGAGGCCCGTGATGAGGTCAATGCCGGGGCATGGGACCGCGCAGCCATGTTGTTCGATAAATTGGAAGGCCGCGCTGCAGGTACGCCATTGGCGCAGCAAGCTCAAATTGAAAAAGCTTATGCGCAATACCGCGCCACAGAAAAAGTGCAGGCCATTGCCACACTGGATCGGTTTCTCAAATTGCATCCCGCCAGCCCCGCCGTCGATTACGCCTTGTACCTCAAAGGCTTGGTTAATTTCAACGACAACTTGGGACTGTTCTCTTTCATTACCAAACAAGACTTGTCCGAGCGTGACCAAAAGGCTGCCAAAGATTCCTTTGAGTCTTTCAAAGAATTGATCACGCGCTTTCCTGATTCCAAATACAGCCCTGATGCACGCCAGCGAATGACCTACATCGTCAATTCACTGGCTTCCTACGAAGTTCATGTGGCGCGCTACTACTACAGCAAAGGTGCTTATGTGGCCGCCGTGAACCGTGCGCAATTGGCCATCACAGATTACCCGGGCGTTCCTGCCATCAAAGAAGCCTTGGACATTTTGATCAAGTCTTATGACGCATTGGGAATGCAAAACCTCAAGGAAGATGCCCAACGTGTATTGGACAAAAATTTCCCCACGCCTCCTACACCTGTGAATCAGAAGTCGGGATCGTGGTGGAAATTTTGGTGA
- a CDS encoding RluA family pseudouridine synthase, whose amino-acid sequence MDEALAEQGAHTPQVEIRDIVVGPDFHGQRIDRLLVSAVPEFSRSYLQQLLEDGAVTRAGQPALKSSLKVKAGEAWTIELRATPQSQAFKPEQMDLKVVYEDAHLRIIDKPVGMVVHPAPGHWSGTLMNGLLGLDSQLMDLPRAGIVHRLDKDTSGLMVVARTRQVMDALVKKIAAREVKRQYLAISDKAWSGSKQKTVDLPIGRDPAQRLRMAVVDLAKNSGKTATTHFHVLAQSEQGVLVRCILETGRTHQIRVHMASLQLPLVGDSLYGGSAEPLMPRQALHAEQLAFEHPITAEKLSFQSALPFDFQDLLKAWSLSYNENT is encoded by the coding sequence GTGGACGAAGCCTTGGCGGAGCAGGGTGCTCATACGCCGCAAGTCGAGATTCGCGACATCGTGGTGGGCCCTGATTTCCATGGGCAGCGGATCGACCGCCTGTTGGTTTCTGCTGTGCCTGAGTTTTCCAGAAGTTATTTGCAGCAGCTTTTAGAGGATGGTGCCGTCACCCGTGCTGGCCAGCCCGCCCTGAAATCATCGCTGAAGGTCAAAGCCGGCGAGGCTTGGACCATCGAACTCAGGGCCACGCCCCAGTCTCAGGCCTTCAAGCCAGAGCAAATGGATCTGAAAGTTGTCTATGAAGATGCCCACCTCCGGATCATTGACAAGCCTGTGGGCATGGTGGTTCACCCAGCGCCTGGGCATTGGTCAGGGACATTGATGAATGGGCTTTTGGGTCTTGATTCCCAATTGATGGATTTGCCCAGAGCGGGCATCGTGCACAGGTTAGACAAAGACACCAGTGGTCTGATGGTGGTGGCCAGGACGCGCCAAGTCATGGATGCCTTGGTTAAAAAAATAGCGGCACGGGAGGTGAAACGTCAGTACTTGGCCATCAGTGACAAAGCTTGGTCAGGTTCTAAACAAAAAACTGTGGATTTGCCCATCGGGCGCGATCCTGCGCAGCGCCTTCGCATGGCGGTGGTGGATTTGGCCAAAAACTCGGGAAAAACAGCCACCACCCATTTCCATGTGCTGGCCCAAAGTGAGCAGGGCGTCTTGGTGCGTTGCATTCTGGAGACGGGGCGTACGCACCAAATTCGGGTCCATATGGCCTCTCTTCAATTGCCTTTGGTCGGCGACAGCCTCTATGGCGGTAGCGCAGAGCCCCTGATGCCAAGGCAGGCCTTGCATGCAGAGCAACTCGCCTTTGAACACCCCATCACTGCTGAAAAACTGAGCTTTCAGTCTGCCTTGCCCTTTGATTTTCAAGATTTGCTGAAGGCTTGGTCGCTCAGTTACAATGAAAATACCTGA
- the scpB gene encoding SMC-Scp complex subunit ScpB, whose translation MNTAQAKRVLETALLCSTQPVTVRDMRVLFEDALGADTLKVLLEELQLDWAERGLELVSVATGWRFQSRPELRMYLDRLNPEKPPKYTRAVMETLAIIAYRQPVTRGDMEGIRGVTINTQILKQLEDRGWVEVIGHRESVGRPGLYATTRQFLDDLGLSSLDQLPLLSSVEGQAAVLATLNPADEDGTQTSLSLDEALVAVETTADTVVDTASLSHDAAEAIDPTDTHAPSADAPESPPHD comes from the coding sequence ATGAATACGGCTCAGGCCAAGCGTGTCCTTGAAACAGCGTTGCTTTGCTCAACACAGCCCGTCACAGTTCGTGACATGCGCGTGTTGTTTGAAGACGCTCTAGGCGCTGACACCCTTAAAGTTCTTTTAGAAGAGTTGCAACTTGACTGGGCCGAGCGTGGCTTGGAACTGGTCTCTGTCGCCACTGGATGGCGCTTTCAAAGTCGCCCCGAACTTCGCATGTATCTGGACAGGCTCAATCCTGAGAAGCCCCCCAAGTACACCCGTGCCGTCATGGAAACCCTGGCCATCATTGCCTACAGACAGCCAGTGACACGTGGCGACATGGAAGGCATTCGCGGTGTCACCATCAACACCCAAATCCTGAAGCAGTTGGAAGATCGCGGATGGGTTGAGGTGATTGGTCACCGAGAGTCTGTTGGACGGCCTGGTCTCTATGCAACCACGCGTCAATTCCTTGACGATTTGGGCTTGTCATCCTTGGACCAGTTGCCTTTGTTGAGCAGCGTCGAAGGACAAGCTGCTGTGTTGGCCACTTTAAATCCAGCAGACGAAGACGGTACCCAAACTTCCTTGTCTTTGGATGAGGCCTTGGTTGCAGTTGAGACGACAGCAGATACGGTTGTGGATACGGCTTCCCTCAGCCATGACGCAGCCGAAGCCATTGATCCTACCGACACCCATGCGCCATCTGCGGATGCGCCAGAAAGCCCACCCCATGACTGA
- a CDS encoding pseudouridine synthase: MRQKAHPMTELPEAPDSPNEPDSSEALNSAVQPQDVDHDIFRPIAIEDVVSGQFDQAAEGLVSPLLTKRVLAPQAESPKLHKVLAQAGLGSRLEMEQLILEGRISVNNEPAHIGQRIQFGDQVKVNGRPIRVRIDPPPPRVIAYHKPAGEIVSHDDPKNRPTVFRKLPRLQQGKWQSVGRLDLNTEGLLLFTNSGELANRLMHPRFGLEREYAVRVLGALSNEEKQKLLDGVMLEDGMAQFGSIENGGGEGSNCWYRVTISEGRNREVRRMMEAVGHAVSRLIRIRYGAMVLPHGLRRSTFMELDEADIRALTHAANKAGAARDVEDALTAKPARPEGRRTQNPRNRAFGAKKPGQGAGGQRRGQAQGGQPDPMKTSVGYIGADSFSRQRKEQGPGGRSGGPRRNGGRSR; this comes from the coding sequence ATGCGCCAGAAAGCCCACCCCATGACTGAATTGCCTGAGGCACCGGATTCGCCCAATGAGCCAGACAGTTCTGAAGCGCTCAATTCTGCAGTTCAACCACAGGATGTGGATCACGACATCTTCCGGCCGATCGCCATCGAAGACGTGGTGTCTGGACAATTTGACCAAGCGGCTGAAGGCCTTGTTTCACCCCTTTTAACCAAGCGTGTCTTGGCGCCCCAAGCCGAGTCGCCCAAGCTTCACAAAGTCTTGGCACAAGCCGGTTTAGGTTCTCGCTTAGAGATGGAGCAGTTGATCTTAGAGGGCCGTATTTCTGTGAACAATGAGCCAGCGCACATTGGTCAACGCATACAGTTTGGCGATCAGGTCAAAGTCAATGGCCGTCCCATTCGTGTCCGCATTGATCCGCCGCCACCCCGGGTCATTGCTTATCACAAGCCTGCGGGTGAAATCGTGTCGCACGATGACCCTAAAAACCGACCCACCGTGTTTCGCAAGTTACCGCGTTTGCAGCAAGGCAAATGGCAGTCTGTGGGGCGCCTTGACTTGAACACAGAAGGTTTGTTGCTGTTTACCAATTCAGGTGAGTTGGCCAACCGTTTAATGCATCCACGTTTTGGTTTAGAGCGCGAATATGCAGTGCGCGTTTTGGGTGCACTAAGCAACGAGGAAAAGCAAAAATTGTTAGACGGTGTCATGTTGGAAGACGGCATGGCCCAATTTGGCTCGATTGAAAACGGCGGGGGTGAAGGCTCCAACTGTTGGTACCGAGTCACCATTTCCGAAGGCCGCAACCGAGAAGTGCGCCGCATGATGGAGGCTGTTGGACATGCGGTCAGTCGCTTGATCCGCATTCGCTACGGCGCCATGGTCCTGCCTCACGGCTTGCGCCGGAGCACCTTCATGGAACTGGACGAAGCAGACATTCGTGCGCTAACGCATGCCGCCAACAAAGCGGGTGCTGCACGCGATGTGGAGGACGCCCTAACGGCCAAACCTGCACGTCCTGAGGGTCGGCGAACCCAAAATCCGCGCAATCGTGCATTTGGCGCCAAAAAACCTGGCCAAGGCGCAGGAGGCCAAAGACGTGGTCAAGCCCAAGGCGGACAACCTGACCCCATGAAAACATCTGTTGGCTACATTGGTGCCGACAGTTTCAGCCGGCAGCGCAAGGAACAAGGACCTGGCGGCCGCTCTGGGGGGCCACGCCGCAACGGTGGACGCAGCCGCTAA